In the Phycisphaerales bacterium genome, TGTTTCACCACTGCGCCGTGCTTGTGCCGCGCTGGCCGGCGGTGCTGCTCTCGGCCCTGTTCTTCACCATCCATCACGTCTTCGCGCTGGGCTTCCAGTTTGACTGGCGCATTACCCTGCTCGGCTCCGTGGGCGTGTTCATCGGCGGCGTGGTCTGGTCGTGGCTCTACCTCCGCTTCGGCACCGTCTGGCCGGGCTGGGTGAGCCACCTCATCGTCGATCTGGCGGTGTTCGCCGTGGGCTGGATGATTCTCTTCCCGGCTTGAGTCGTGCGCCTGCAACTCGCGGGCGCATCCCTCCTATGCTGATGCGCCCCGGCCCCCGTCGATGACGGCGCGGCCCGGGCGAGGAGGGAACGATCATGCGGGCTGCCTGCTTTCAGCGTCTTTTCGCCGTCTTGCTCGTGCTCGGCGCGGTAATTGGCGCAAGAGCCGACGTCAATCTCCATCACGTCGTGTGCTTTGGCGACAGTCTCACGGACAACCAGAGCATTTTGCCGCGCTACACCGGCCTGCCCTCGACGCTGTACGGCCACGATCCGATGGAACTGGTCTTCGACAAGAACCGTCTGCAGGGCAACGAGCTCTCGAACTACGCGGTTGCCGGCTTCACGTCGGACAACGTTGGACTGCAAGTCGGGCTGTATCAGTTCAACATCACCTTCGGCTTTGAGAACAAGGCGACGCTGTTCCAGATGGAGATGGGCGGCAACGATATTCTCAACAACGATTCCCTGCTCTACAACAACGCGCCCGGGACGAACCGCCAGGCCGATCGCGTCATCAACACGCTGCTGCGCAACTGGCGCACCTACACCGCCGACCTGGCTTCCACTTCGCGCCCCGACGTCAAAGCCGTGCTGTGGACCATTCCTGACATCACGCTCACGCCGCGCTACTGGGAGCAATTGAGCGGCCAGCAGCAGGCGAATCTTCGGGCTCACACCGAGCGGGCCAACGCGTTCATCCGCTCGCTCGATCACTTTGACAACGTGCTGGTGCTGGACGTGTGGTCGATCCTCGCGGACTTTGTCAACAATCCGCCCCAGATCGGCCACATCACCCTCGAAGGCCCGCCCCAGCACGGCCACACGACGGACATGTTCGCCGACGAGATCCACCCCACCGCGGTCAGCAATGCACTGATCGCCAACGAACTCATCAGGACGATGAATCTGGAGTGGAACGCCGGCTTCGAGTTGTACTCCGAAAACGAGCTGCTCGACTTCGCGCTCAATGGCGGCTGGCGCATTCCCACGCCGGGCACCGCGACGCTGCTGATCATCGGCTCGATCTTCGCGGCGCGGCCGAGACGACAGCGGGCGGCATGATCCCGCCGGGTTTTGAACAGCGTCTGGCTGATCTGGGCATCGAACTCGACTCCGGCGATCTGCCGCGCCTTCAGCGATTCCTCGAGCTGCTGCTGCGGCGCAACGAGCAGTTCAACCTCACCGCGATCCGCGACGAGAACGAGGCGTGGGAAAGGCACATTCTCGACAGCCTCACGCTCATCGGGCCGCTGGCGGACAGCGGCGCCGAAACGGTTGCTGATGTGGGCAGTGGCGGCGGCCTGCCGGGCGTTCCTCTGGCCATCTGCCTGCCCGACGTGTCATTCACACTCATCGAGGCCACTGGAAAGAAGGCGGCCTTTCTGCGCGAAGCGATCGAGACGCTCGGACTGAGCAACGCGCGAGTCGTACAGGGGCGCGCGGAAACCCTCGGCCGCGACCATCACGCCTTTCGCGAACAGTTTGATGCCGTGATCGCGCGCGCGGTTGGCCCGCTTCGCGTGCTGCTCGAGTTGACGGTGCCGCTGGCCAAGATCGGCGGGTTTGTTCTCGCCGTGAAAGGCGAGAAGGCCGATGCCGAACTGTCAGACGCCAGAGCGGCACTGCACGCGCTGCACGCCGTGCATGCGCAAACGATCTCTACTCCGACTGGGCGGATTGTCGTGATCGAAAAGCAGCGCAAGACGCCGCGGCAGTATCCGCGATTGCCCGGCGAGCCAAAGCGCAAGCCGCTGTAGCACTCGTTGCGCGAGCGGCCCGAACCCCGAGACCGTTCAATACACCAGCGCGAGGACTTCTTCGATCGCGGCGATGGCCTGGCGCAGGTTGAAGGGCTTCTTGAGGAAGCCGTCAAAGCCTGACATTCGCAACTGGTGCGTCTGCCCGTCGGTGAGTTTGGCGCTCATGCCGATGATCTTGGTCATCTGCAGGTCGTCCTGCGAGCGGACCATCTTTGCCAATCCCCGGCCGTCGATGCGCTCGATGTCGATGTCGGTGAGCAGGACGTTGGGGCGGAAGCGCTCGCACTCGATGCCCGCGCCGAAACTGGCGGTCGCCGTGCGGACCTCGTAGTTGCCGTGTTCGGCGAGGAGTTTCTGAAGCGTGTCCACGATCTCCTGCTCGCCGTCAACGACGAGCACGCGGGTCTGGCCGGAGACAAGGCCCTCGAGCGGAATGCCGTGCTGCTTCATGAATCGGATGAGGCCGTTGAGCGGGATGCGCCGGTCCTTGGAGCCGGGGATCCGGTAGCCGCGCAGCTGCCCCGAGTCGAACCACTTGGACACGGTGCGAGGCGCGACATTGCAGATTTTGGCGACTTCCCCGGTCGTCAATACATCTTTCTCACGCGGCATGGCAATGGACCCTCGATGGAACCGGCATGGCCTGTCAATCCCCCCGGGAATGAACAACAGGCAACATCGGAACAATCGATACGGGGGTTTACCCCGCGCGGCGTGCACGTTGGTGATGGGCAAAATGATCGTCCAACCGCGGGCTATCGGGCCAGTGCCGATTCGCGCTCGCTCTGCTCGATAATCTGCTGCACTTCCGAATCGGTTATCCACGGCAGCGCGGCGATCTTCTCGCGGAGCGAGTCGGGCACCGGCCTGCCGGCCCGTTCGTGCGGCGGCCGCGACTTCCAGCGGCGATGCACCCAGAAGTACTGCTCGGGGGCCTGCCGCACCATCTCCTCGATCGAGCGCGTGTACCGGGCGGTGATGTAGTACAGCGGGTCGCTCTGGCACTTCCAGTCGGCAGGCTCGATGACGTCGGCCAGGTCCAGCGTGTAGCGGAACACGTCGGGCCGATCGCGCCGGGCGAAGCCGCAGATGATCGGCACGTCGTAGCGCATGGCCAGCAGTCCGATGGACTTGTACGCCGAGGCCAGCCGGCCGAAGAATGGCACAAACAGCCCTCGATCGCCCGCGTTCTGGTCGGCGATGAATGCGACGCGGCGCCCCTGCTCGATGAGTTGCGCGACCTGCTCGGTGGCGCCGAATTTGGTGAGGATCGTCATGCCGCGCTTCTCGCGGATGTCAAAGAGCCAGTCGCTGAGGCGCGGGAGATCGAGCGGGCGGGCCAGGGCCGTCATCGGAAAGCCAAACGTGGCCAGGGTGAAGCCGAGCAGTTCGAAATTGCCGCAGTGGCCCGAGAGGAAGATCGCGGGCCGGTCGGCAGTCAGTATCGGCATCGCGCGGCGGACGTCGCCCAGCCGCACATAGCGCGGCCAGGTGCTCGGCGTGACGAGCCTGGGCGTGAAGAGCAACTCGACTGCGAAGGTCTGAAGCAGGTGGCGCATAGACAGCCGGCACAACTCGCTTGATTCGCCGGCGCTCAGGTGCGGCAGGCTGGCTCGAATGTGGGCCAGTGATCGCTCCCTGCGTCGCTGGTCGCGGCGATACCACAGATCGCCGATCCCCCCCACAGCCGCCATGACGTCGTTGACCTCAAAGCACTGCATGAGCGTGCCCAAGGCGCGCACGCCCACGTACGCAGACTGATTGAGGATGTAGGACTCGTTACGCGCCACGGCTCATCTTCGTCATCGACTGCAACGGGCCGAAGAGGATATGAAAAGCCCCGCGCCGGAGCGCGGGGCTGAAAGGACATTCTGGCTGTCCGCCGGTTCAGTTCCCGTAGTAACCAATCAGCGTCAGCAGGCGATTCTGGTTGAGCACGGGAATCGAGAGCTTCTGAGCGCGATCGAGCAGGTTCTGATAGTCGTCATAGAACTGCCGCTCGCGGCGATAGCGCATGACCTCGGGCGGGGTGGCGTCCGAACGGGGCTGCAGCGGCATCGTCGGCGCGACGCCCAGCACGAGGAAGTCGATGTCGCCGGAGAACTGGTCACGGATGTTGCCGCCCCACTCCTTGATGCGGGACCGAACGATTTCCGTTTCCAGCGAACTCGTGCCGTTCTCCCCGTCGAGATCGAAATCGCCGAAGACGAAGAACTGGTATTCCTTGTTGCGGTCATAGACGGGATTGACGATGAGGTCGCCTTCGACGACGGCGCGGCCCGGCGTGGCGCGGATGATGCGGGCCGTGGAGGTCGTATCGCCGATGCGGGTGACTTCGATCGTCGCCTTGCCCTGAGGCACCTGGCCGGCGGCGTCGGGCCGCATCTCGGAGGTCGAGCCGTACACGTTGAAGGTCATGCCGAGCACAACGTGCTGCTTCTGGCCGAGGTTGATGAACACCTCGTCATTGCCCACCATGCGGACGATTTCACCGTCGGTCTGCTGGCCTTCGTCCACGCTGCTGATCGAGGTCTCTCGGAGCCGCGTCTGGAGCGAGGTGACGTTGTCCTGCAGACCGGCGATCGTCACGTCGCGGCGCTCGAGCTGCTCGGTGAGCGAAGCGATCCGCTGCTCGAGGTTGTCGCGAATTTCCTGCACGCGAGCGTCCATGTTCTGCTCGGACTGGAGCACCTGCTGCTGATAACGGTCGGCGCGAGCCTTGGTGGCGTCGATGTCGGCCTTGAGCGCTGCGACGGTCGCCTCGTAGTCCTTCTGGTTCTGCTCCCGGCGCGCGACTTCTTCGCCCAGGCGCGTGTGCGCGTTGTTCAATTCGGATTCGAGGGAATCGATCTGATCCTGAGCGTCTTTGAGTTCGGTTCGCAGGGTCGTCACCAGTCCGGTGAGGGACTCACCCTCGGCCATGCCCAGTTGCTCGAGTTGCGTGCCCAGCCGCGCAGGCGAGAGGTTCGCGTTTCCAGCGACTTTGCGCATCGTGGTCTGGATCTGATCGCGGAGGTACATGACGACGCTCTTGCCCTCGGCGGACGCTTCGCTCTTGAGCCGCGTGATGTCGTCGCGGTTGCGCTCGTCCTGGCGGATGAACTCGCGGGCAGCGGCTTCGGCGGATTCGCGCGCCTGCGCTTCTTTGTCCGCCTTGGTGTAAAAGAGCATAAGCAGCAGCAGCAGCGTGATGGTGAGCATGATGAAGATGACCAGGGCCACCAGCACCCCCATGCCGCTATTCGATCTTGACGCCATTGTCCGAGACCTCCAGGAGGCGAATTCCGTTCGATGGGCGTTCGCTCAGCTCCGTCGATGGGCCGAGAGCGCGCCTGACCCGTTCCGACACGTTCCGCGCCGGCCGCAAGCACGGCGTGCGGGTCCAACAGTGTCTCGCCCGGTCAGGCACTCGTCAAGTGGTTGGCGTCAATGATTTTCGGGCCCCCTCCGGGCGTCGCGCGCCGTTCAGCCGCCGGGCGGTGCCAGCAGCAGCCGCTGGAGCACGCTCGCCAGGCCGAGGAAGGTGAGAAAACTGACCGAATCCGTCACCATGGTCAGGAAAATCGTCGATCCCGTTGCCGGATCGAAGCCATACCGATCGAGCACCAGCGGCATCGCCGAGCCCGCCAGGCAGCCCGTCCCCACTGACGCGGTCATGGCCAGCGCTATGACGATTCCCAGTTCCCACTGCACGCTGCGCAGGCCAAGCAGCGTCATCGCCGCCACGATCAGTCCAATGCACGCACCGACGAGGAACCCGTTGAGCACGCCCACGGTGACTTCGCGCCGCACCAGCGGCCAGGCTCGCCGGCCGCGGACTTCGCCCAGCACCAGGCCGCGCAGCGTGACCGCCAGCGACTGCTGGCCGGCGTTGCCGGCCTGGTTGGCGATGACGGGCATCAAGACGGCAAGGATCGCCAGTTCGGCAATGAGGTGATCGAACTGCAGCACCACCATCGCCGCCACCATGGACGTAAAGACGTTCACGACCAGCCAGGGAAAGCGTCCGCGAAACTTCTGCCAGATGCTGCTGTAGACCGCCTCGCCCATGCCGGCGCCGACCATCTTGTACGCGTCTTCGGTGTGCTCGGCGCGGATGATGTCGAGCACGTCATCGACCGTCACGATGCCCAGCAGCCGGCCGGCGTGATCGACCACGGGCATCTCGTTGTAGTCGTAACGCTCAAACGCGGCGGCGATCTCTTCGCGGTCGGTTTCGGGGCGCAGGTAGTCCAGTTCGTCGTCGACCAGATCTTCGATCGGATCCGTAGCCGACGCGACGATCAGGCTCTTGGGCGACACCGTGCCCACGAGGTGCTGCTTCGAATCCACGCAATAGACCTGGTTAAACTCGACGTCATGCTGGCGGCGGAGCGACTCGATGGCCTGCGCCACCGTGGCGTCGCGCCGCACCTTGACAAATTCGATGGTCATCATGCCGCCGGCCGTCTCGGGATCGAATCGCAGCAGTTGCTTGAGATGCACGGCGCTGGCGGGCGGGAGCACGTCAAAGAGGCGCTCGCGCTCCTCCTCGGTCATGGCCTGGAGGATGTCGACGGCGTCGTCGGCTTCCATCCGGTCGAGGTAGCGGCAGGCGATCTCCGCACCGTAGTCGGTCATCACCTGCCGGAGCACCTCGACGGCCCAGGGCGTCTCCATCGCGGCGATGTCGGCGGCCGCCTCGTCTTCGGGCATGCGCACGACCACGTTGGCCGCGGCATCCATCTCGATCTCTTCGAGGGCGTCGGCGGCGTCGGCAGGCTCGAGGGCCTGCACCGCCGGAGCGAGCACGTCGACATTGACGAGTTCAGGCGCGGAGAGAATCCGCGCAACCGTCTGATCGAGCGGAGACTCGGCCGTCACATCCTCAAGCAGCGGCCGCGCGCTTTCAATCGGCGTCTTGGCGAGTTCGCCGGCGATCGGCGCGCGATCCACGGGCGCCTCCGGCTGGTCGTGTTGCTCCGGTCCGCTGGACATGGCACGAGTGTAGGTCGCCGAGTCGTTGCATCCGCGCGGCGCGTGAAGCGCTCGGAAATGAAGCGATGGCTCCTTGCGCTTTGTGAATCGGCCGCGCCCGTCGCCGCGGTCTACTGTTTCGACCGCATGAGACTTCGGCTGCTTGGGCAACAGGTTCTGGTTCTGGCGCTGCTGGCGGTGCTGGCGGTGTTCCTGATCTGGCCCATTGTGCTCACCGTGCGGGGCGGCTTTGTCGGCCCGGATGGCGCGTTTTCGTTGGCGCCGATCCGGCTTGTTTTTGCCGACCCGTCGCTTCGCGAGAGCCTGGCGAGCTCGGCGATGATCGCCGCAGTTACCACGGCCCTGGCGGTCGCGATGTCGCTGCCGCTGGCCGTCGTTTCGGCGCGATACGCCTTTGCGGGCAAGCGGCTCTGGAACGCGCTGGTGCTCGTGCCGCTCGTGCTGCCGCCGTTCGTGGGCGCCATCGGCATGAAGCACATCCTCGGCCGGGCCGGTTCGCTCAACGCGCTGCTGGGAACCGAACTCGACGTGCTCGGGCAGGGCAAGTTCTGGGGCGTGGTCATCGTCGAAGCGCTGCACCTCTACCCGATTGTCTACCTGAACGTGCTCTCCGCCCTGGCGAATCTGGATCCCACGCTCGACGAAGCCGGCCGCAACCTTGGCGCCGGCGGTTGGCTGCGCTTCCGGCGCATCACGCTGCCTCTCATCCGGCCGGGGATCTTTGCAGGCGCCACGATTGTCTTTGTGTGGTCATTTACCGAACTGGGCACGCCGCTCATGTTCGACATGCGCCACGTACTGCCCGTGCAGGTGTTTTACCAGTTGAAGGAGATGGAGTCGTCGGCCCAGCCTTACGCGCTCACGGTAGTCATGCTGGTCGCGGCAATGCTGCTGTACGCGCTGGGCAAAGGCGTCTTCGGCTCGCGCGGCCATGCGATGTACTCCAAGGCGTCAATCCGATCCGAAGAGCGGCCGCTGGGACCGGCGGGGACTTTGGGCGCCTGGCTGCTGTTCGCGGCGGTCATCGTTCCGGCAATGCTGCCGCACATCGGCGTGATCGCGGCGAGTTTCGCCGCACCCGGCCAGTGGTACCACTCCGTGCTCCCGCTGCAGTGGACAACGGATCACTACAGCGATGCGCTCGGCCACAGCCTGGCGATGGGCTCAATTGCCAATTCGCTCAAGTACGCGACGATTTCGATGCTGCTCACGCTGGTGATCGGCACGCTCATCGGATACCTCATCGCGCGCGGCCGGGTGTTCGGGCGCGGATTGCTTGATGCGCTGTCCATGCTGCCGCTGGCCGTGCCGGGCATGGTGCTCGCCTTCGGCTACGTGGCGATGACGTTGGCTCCGCCCTTCAGCTGGGGCCGTGAGGCGGAGGGTTGGCGAGCATGGCTGGCGCCGCTGGCCGAACGGTTCGACGTCCTTGGTCCGGAGGCCAATCCCCTGCTGCTGCTCGTGATTGCCTACGCCGTTCGCCGCCTGCCGTACATGGTGCGCTCGGTGACTGCGGGCCTCGAACAGACCGCCGTGGAACTCGAAGAGGCGGCTCGCAACCTCGGCGCCGGGCCGCTGCGGACGCTCTCGGTCATCACGCTGCCGCTGATCATGGCGAACCTGATTGCAGGCGGCCTGCTCGTGTTCAGCTTCTCGATGCTCGAAGTCTCCGACTCGCTGATCCTCGCGCAGCGCGAGGTGCACTACCCGATGACCAAGGCGATCTACACGCTCTACCAGCGTCTGGGAGACGGCGAGTACATCGCGTCGGCCATGGGCGTCTGGGGCATGCTGCTGCTCATCGTGACGCTGACGGGCGCTTCGGTGCTCATGGGCCGAAAGGCCGGTGCGCTGTTTCGCGTGTGACCGCTATTCGGCCCGTTCAGCCGTTCCCGACCAGAGCGCCATGAATTCGGCTCGCGTGCTGACGTCGAGTGCCTGGTAGATCGACTTGGTGTGGTCGTGGATGGTGTGCTCGCTGCGCTGGAGCCTGGCGGCGACTTCGCGCTTGCTCAGGCCCTGGGCGAGCATTTCGGCAACGCGCAACTGCCCAGGCGTGAGGCGCTGGCGAAGCGACGCCATGCGGGCGGGTCCCTTGCTCATGGCCTCGATGTACAGCCCTTCCGCAGCCCGCCAGGCCTGAAGGAGGGCCGCCCGACGTCCTGCGTCATCGGCCGCCACTCGCTCAGCCGACCACACGGACAGAAACAGCGTCCGTCCGGTCTCGCGCCGAGGCTCCCCCTTGTCCAGGGGGCCCCCGAAGTAGTCCAGCGATTCGACGCCGAGCCGGCGCGAGTAGGCCTCAAAGGTCCGGCGTTCGTGGTCCGATTCGTAGCGGCCGCGCGTGAGGCGACCTGCAATGGACGTTTGGACCGTCTCGGCGATCACGCTGGGAGTGATTCCCGCGTCGTCGAGCGTATGCATGAATTGGCTGTTCCAGCGGGCGGCCTCCGCGGGCTGGGTGGCGCTGACGCCAAGGTGGATGAACTCCCATCGGGATGCATCCGCCCCTTTCCCGTCCCAGAGGGAGACGACCTGGCGCGGGGCCAGGTGGGTTCGGATGATCTCCGCCGCGGCCGTCAGCCATTCCGCAGGTGCGGCGGCGTGAATTCTGGACATCGCGATGATGCAATCAGTCAGCGCGTTGAGATGATCGCGCTGGTCGGCAATGCTGACCATGTTGTGCTGTTCCTTTACCTCGACTGGAGGCGGCGCCCGGCACACGCTCGTGCGTGGTCCCCCCGTCACCGCAACGTCCAGACATAACGATAGCACCGCTGCGCGATATTTGTTACTGCTCTCCAGCAGGATGATTGCGCCAGGCGCCGCCGCGGCGATTCCACCCCCTCCAACGGATAGGATCACGCCATGCCACAACCGGATACGACGATCGACGCACTTCTGCGCGGTACGGCGGCAGTCTACACGCGCGATGAGCTCGCCGGCAGGCTCGCAAAGGCCAGCGCCGCCGGGCGTCCGCTGCGCGTGAAACTTGGCCTCGATCCGTCAAGCCCGGACATCCATCTCGGCCACACCGTGGTCCTCGGCCTGATGCGCCGATTTCAGGATCTCGGCCACATCGCGGTGCTCATCATCGGCGACTACACCGCTCGAATCGGCGACCCCACCGGCAAGTCCAAGACGAGGCCGATGCTCACCGAACTGGAGATCGACGCCAACGCCCAGACGTATCTCGAGCAGGCGACCCGTGTGCTCGACGCCGATCCGAGCCGGCTCGAAGTCCGCCGCAACAGCGAGTGGCTCTCGAAACTGACGTTTGCTGACACGATCCGCCTGGCGAGCCACATGACCGTGGCCCGCATGCTCGAGCGCGACACGTTCGACAAGCGATACAAGGCGGGTCAGCCGATCTCGGTGCACGAGTTTCTCTACCCACTCATGCAGGGTTGGGACTCGGTGTGCATCCGCGCCGACGTCGAACTCGGCGGCACCGACCAGACGTTCAACAACCTCGTCGGTCGCGACTTTCAGATCGCCAACGATCAGCCGCCGCAGATCGTGATTACCATGCCGATCCTGCGAGGGCTCGACGGGCGCGAGAAGATGAGCAAGTCGCTGGGCAATTACATCGGCGTGACGGAGAGCGCCGACGAGATGTTCGGCAAGACGATGTCGATCCCGGATGACCTCATGTCCGAGTGGTTCACGCTGTGCACCGCCGTCCCCGCCGACGAGATCGAAGCGCTGTGCGATGCGCAGCGCACGCACCCGCGCCAGGCCAAGGAGCGACTCGGCCGCGAAATCGTCAAGCGGTTCCACGGGCCCGAAGCGGCACAGCGCGCGGCGCAGGAATTCGCGTCCCGGTTTCGCGAGGGCAATCTTCCAGCCGATCTGGAGACGCACCGGCTGGCGCTCGAGTCGGCGGGCGTGCTCGACCTGATGCGCGAAGTCGGCTTTGCCGCCAGCAACAACGAGGCCCGCCGACTGGTCGCCCAGGGCGGCGTGAGCATCGACGAGCAGAAGGTCTCCGATCCGACGCTGACGGTGCCGCTCAAAGCGGACGGTATCATCCTCCGCGTGGGCAAGCGGCGCGTCTGCCGAATCGTCCGCGCATGACACCGCCATCCCGGAGGTCAGAGATGAGAGCCCACCAGTGCAGCGCTGCCACGCGCGTCATCCCTGCGGCAATCGGACAGTTGATTATCCACTTGTCCGCTGATGGGTCGCTGCGATCGCAATGGCGGCAGCTGGCGGATGAAGGCGGCCATGTCCGCAGGAAAGGCAACTCGCCATGGCTCGACCACGTCGCGGATCGCCTGCGCGGCTACTTTGCCGGCGACGCCATCCCCGACTGGTCCGACGTGCCAACACCCGAGGGCCCCGAATTCCAGCGCCGCTGCTGGGAGGCTTGCCGGAGCATTCCGCACGGGCAGGTGCGCTCGTACGCCGAACTGGCGGAGATGGCGGGTTCGCGCATGGCTTCGCGCGCCGCGGGACAGGCGATGCGCTGCAACCCGCTTTCGGTCATTGTGCCATGCCATCGCGTCGTGGCCAGCGATGGCAGGCTGCACGGCTATGCGGGCACGACCAACAGCGCCAGCGATGCGCTGGGCATCAAGCGCGGCCTGCTCTCGCTTGAGCGCAACGCCGCGCTCGCCGCGGCTTATTGATCCTCCTGGAACGAACCCGAGGCGACAGCATGCCTTTCCGGACCGAACTGTGCGGCTCCGTGCAATGGAACTCGTGGGGCCTGGACCTTGATCCCGCATCCATCGAGCAGATGCGCAACGCGTGCGAACTGCCCGTGAGCGTCTCGGCTGCGCTGATGCCCGATGCGCACGTCGGCTACGGACTGCCCATCGGCGGCGTGCTCGCTACGGATAATGCCGTGATCCCGTACGCGGTCGGTGTGGACATTGCCTGCCGCATGAAGCTGAGCGTGCTCGATCTGCCGGTGAACGCGCTGCGCGGCCAGGTGGATCGGCTCTCAAACGCTCTGACGGCGGAAACGTCGTTTGGCATGGGCGCCAGGTGGGAGAAGAAGCGCGATCATCCGGTGCTGCAGATGGACTGGTCTGTAAGCCCCGTGACGCGGCAGGCGCGCGACAAGGCGTGGTGGCAACTGGGCACCAGCGGCTCGGGCAATCACTTCGTCGAGTTCGGTCGCCTGACGCTCGACGAGCCGGACCTGGGCCTGGCCGCGGGCGAATACGTCGCACTGCTCAGTCACAGCGGCAGCCGGGGCGCCGGCTTTGCCGTGGCCAATCACTATTCGAAACTGGCGATGGAACTGCACCCGGAACTGCCCAAGGCGCTGCGACACCTGGCCTGGCTCGATCTCGACACCGATCCCGGCCGCGAGTACTGGGCGGCAATGGAACTGATGGGCGCCTACGCCTCGGCCAACCACGCGCTGATCCACGAGGGTGTGGTGCGAAACCTCGGAGCACGCGCGATCGCCGGCGTGGAGAACCACCACAACTTTGCATGGAAAGAGGAACACGGCGGTCGCGAGGTCATCGTTCACCGCAAAGGCGCCACTCCCGCCGGTACTGGCGTGCTGGGGGTCATCCCCGGCTCGATGGCCGATCCCGGCTTCATCGTGCGCGGCAAGGGAAGCGCCGCCTCGCTCAACTCCGCTTCGCACGGCGCCGGGCGCGCCATGTCCCGCTCCGAAGCGCGAAGGTCTTTCCGCTGGTCGCATGTGAAGAAGCTGC is a window encoding:
- the rsmG gene encoding 16S rRNA (guanine(527)-N(7))-methyltransferase RsmG is translated as MIPPGFEQRLADLGIELDSGDLPRLQRFLELLLRRNEQFNLTAIRDENEAWERHILDSLTLIGPLADSGAETVADVGSGGGLPGVPLAICLPDVSFTLIEATGKKAAFLREAIETLGLSNARVVQGRAETLGRDHHAFREQFDAVIARAVGPLRVLLELTVPLAKIGGFVLAVKGEKADAELSDARAALHALHAVHAQTISTPTGRIVVIEKQRKTPRQYPRLPGEPKRKPL
- a CDS encoding response regulator, giving the protein MPREKDVLTTGEVAKICNVAPRTVSKWFDSGQLRGYRIPGSKDRRIPLNGLIRFMKQHGIPLEGLVSGQTRVLVVDGEQEIVDTLQKLLAEHGNYEVRTATASFGAGIECERFRPNVLLTDIDIERIDGRGLAKMVRSQDDLQMTKIIGMSAKLTDGQTHQLRMSGFDGFLKKPFNLRQAIAAIEEVLALVY
- a CDS encoding lysophospholipid acyltransferase family protein, producing the protein MARNESYILNQSAYVGVRALGTLMQCFEVNDVMAAVGGIGDLWYRRDQRRRERSLAHIRASLPHLSAGESSELCRLSMRHLLQTFAVELLFTPRLVTPSTWPRYVRLGDVRRAMPILTADRPAIFLSGHCGNFELLGFTLATFGFPMTALARPLDLPRLSDWLFDIREKRGMTILTKFGATEQVAQLIEQGRRVAFIADQNAGDRGLFVPFFGRLASAYKSIGLLAMRYDVPIICGFARRDRPDVFRYTLDLADVIEPADWKCQSDPLYYITARYTRSIEEMVRQAPEQYFWVHRRWKSRPPHERAGRPVPDSLREKIAALPWITDSEVQQIIEQSERESALAR
- the mgtE gene encoding magnesium transporter, which gives rise to MSSGPEQHDQPEAPVDRAPIAGELAKTPIESARPLLEDVTAESPLDQTVARILSAPELVNVDVLAPAVQALEPADAADALEEIEMDAAANVVVRMPEDEAAADIAAMETPWAVEVLRQVMTDYGAEIACRYLDRMEADDAVDILQAMTEEERERLFDVLPPASAVHLKQLLRFDPETAGGMMTIEFVKVRRDATVAQAIESLRRQHDVEFNQVYCVDSKQHLVGTVSPKSLIVASATDPIEDLVDDELDYLRPETDREEIAAAFERYDYNEMPVVDHAGRLLGIVTVDDVLDIIRAEHTEDAYKMVGAGMGEAVYSSIWQKFRGRFPWLVVNVFTSMVAAMVVLQFDHLIAELAILAVLMPVIANQAGNAGQQSLAVTLRGLVLGEVRGRRAWPLVRREVTVGVLNGFLVGACIGLIVAAMTLLGLRSVQWELGIVIALAMTASVGTGCLAGSAMPLVLDRYGFDPATGSTIFLTMVTDSVSFLTFLGLASVLQRLLLAPPGG
- a CDS encoding iron ABC transporter permease, whose amino-acid sequence is MRLRLLGQQVLVLALLAVLAVFLIWPIVLTVRGGFVGPDGAFSLAPIRLVFADPSLRESLASSAMIAAVTTALAVAMSLPLAVVSARYAFAGKRLWNALVLVPLVLPPFVGAIGMKHILGRAGSLNALLGTELDVLGQGKFWGVVIVEALHLYPIVYLNVLSALANLDPTLDEAGRNLGAGGWLRFRRITLPLIRPGIFAGATIVFVWSFTELGTPLMFDMRHVLPVQVFYQLKEMESSAQPYALTVVMLVAAMLLYALGKGVFGSRGHAMYSKASIRSEERPLGPAGTLGAWLLFAAVIVPAMLPHIGVIAASFAAPGQWYHSVLPLQWTTDHYSDALGHSLAMGSIANSLKYATISMLLTLVIGTLIGYLIARGRVFGRGLLDALSMLPLAVPGMVLAFGYVAMTLAPPFSWGREAEGWRAWLAPLAERFDVLGPEANPLLLLVIAYAVRRLPYMVRSVTAGLEQTAVELEEAARNLGAGPLRTLSVITLPLIMANLIAGGLLVFSFSMLEVSDSLILAQREVHYPMTKAIYTLYQRLGDGEYIASAMGVWGMLLLIVTLTGASVLMGRKAGALFRV
- a CDS encoding response regulator transcription factor — translated: MVSIADQRDHLNALTDCIIAMSRIHAAAPAEWLTAAAEIIRTHLAPRQVVSLWDGKGADASRWEFIHLGVSATQPAEAARWNSQFMHTLDDAGITPSVIAETVQTSIAGRLTRGRYESDHERRTFEAYSRRLGVESLDYFGGPLDKGEPRRETGRTLFLSVWSAERVAADDAGRRAALLQAWRAAEGLYIEAMSKGPARMASLRQRLTPGQLRVAEMLAQGLSKREVAARLQRSEHTIHDHTKSIYQALDVSTRAEFMALWSGTAERAE
- a CDS encoding tyrosine--tRNA ligase, producing the protein MPQPDTTIDALLRGTAAVYTRDELAGRLAKASAAGRPLRVKLGLDPSSPDIHLGHTVVLGLMRRFQDLGHIAVLIIGDYTARIGDPTGKSKTRPMLTELEIDANAQTYLEQATRVLDADPSRLEVRRNSEWLSKLTFADTIRLASHMTVARMLERDTFDKRYKAGQPISVHEFLYPLMQGWDSVCIRADVELGGTDQTFNNLVGRDFQIANDQPPQIVITMPILRGLDGREKMSKSLGNYIGVTESADEMFGKTMSIPDDLMSEWFTLCTAVPADEIEALCDAQRTHPRQAKERLGREIVKRFHGPEAAQRAAQEFASRFREGNLPADLETHRLALESAGVLDLMREVGFAASNNEARRLVAQGGVSIDEQKVSDPTLTVPLKADGIILRVGKRRVCRIVRA
- a CDS encoding methylated-DNA--[protein]-cysteine S-methyltransferase, whose protein sequence is MRAHQCSAATRVIPAAIGQLIIHLSADGSLRSQWRQLADEGGHVRRKGNSPWLDHVADRLRGYFAGDAIPDWSDVPTPEGPEFQRRCWEACRSIPHGQVRSYAELAEMAGSRMASRAAGQAMRCNPLSVIVPCHRVVASDGRLHGYAGTTNSASDALGIKRGLLSLERNAALAAAY